gctactaaaattcttaaattttgacaTTCTATAAGTTTAAAAGACAGTTCTAATGATTCTGGAATTTGAAaacctttaaattatttttttaatttagaaattcaaaaaaccttctttattttttaaattacagtccagactcgattatccgaaagcctcggaaaaaaaattctttgtctaatttttgattgtcgagcttaggtatgacccctaaactacgctaaaatgatttagaatttttaaatccaagatggcggccaaaatggcggtgatgcaatattgaaaaaatgcattttattttttaataggcaatcaacaactcaaatttgactaaaatggggtcgtgggtctcgtggcgcaggggtagcggcttcggctgccgatcccgatattgctatgagacgcgggttcgattcccgccttatccactgagcttctatcggatggtgaagtaaaacgtcggtcccggtttctcctgtctcgtcagaggcgtgGCGCGCAAATATTTAGTTGTAATGCCATCTGGGGGTCGTTCCTTACTAATATCCATAAACGATAATTTCGTTTATACTACTCCACCCAAAACATTCCACCCACCCTCCCCATCCCCCAcacccaaaaaaaattatctattaATCACATCTAACCCCAATTCACATCCAACTTCAAAACTCACAATTAACCACTCAAATCATAACCCACCCCAAATccccaaaaaataaatcaaccccCCCTAAATAAATACCCCAACAACCCCCAAAACCCACCCCCAATCCAAAACCCAatccccccaaccccccccacCCAATCCAACCCCCCCAACCCCACCCCAAATACCCAACCCAACTCCATACCAACTTCCTCACATAACAACACCCACCCACAAACCTCAACCACCCACACCCACCAAACACCCCCAATCACCCCTCACCCCACCAACCCAAACAACAACCCACCAACCCACCCAACAACCCCACCCCACCAACCACCCCACccacaacaaccaacaacccaaACAACACCAAACCCCAAACAACCCCAAACCACAACCCCCCACACACACCACCCCCCACCACACAACCcctaaaaaacaacacaaacaaacactcaaacaaaataccaaaacaccaaaaccctAACAAAccaactaaaattctaaaattctaaaattctaaaattctaaaattctaaaattctaaaattcttaaattctaaaattcttaaattctaaaattcttgaattctgaaatttaaaaactctGAAATCCTTAGTGTGTAAAATTCtgcaaatttaaattcttaaatttaagtaTAAACTtaaatataaactttaaaatcagGAAAAGTTTAAATCGTCTAAAATTAACACGGGACCATTAGACGTAGACGGCAGCAAGaatgataaaatataaaaagttatttattaaaatgtaaTCGTTCTTCCAAATCTGTTGTATTCTGGTAAAACAGAATTTAGCGTGCAAAGGAATAACAACGCGAGGGGAAAAGTGAACTGTCATAAAAGAGAAAgttggaaaataaataaacaacgcGGTTCAAGAACGGGGAattaaatttggttttattcAACTATTTGCACCCGGAATAAAACACAACATTTGGCGACGAGTGGTGAAACAATCCACGAGAAGCGCGAAAGTGATTGCGATTAAATTCGGGCGCGGAAAATAGTTATATCAGCGCGGAAGTTGACGCGGCCAAGAAAGCTGCTCGACAAAGTAAACAAAGGAGAAAAAAGAAAGATTCGATTCGGTTGTGACCAGTTGTGACACAAGAGCAGATTCAATTCGATTGTACGAGGATGGATGGTGGAAAAAGCTCCGGATTGGCTCCGTTTGTTCCCGGGGACACGTCCACGGTCTCTTCCCGGTGGAAGAAATGGAAACGTTCTTTTCAAATCTTCCTTGACGTGAACAACGTCGCAATCGCCTCACGGAAGAAGTCATACCTCCTTCACTATGTGGGACCGCAAGTGCAGGACGTGTACTTCAGCTTGCAGGGCGACGATGAACCGGAAGTTCCGGTGGGATCCGACGTATTCCAAGAGGCGATGAAGCTGCTGGACGAGTACTTCCTGCCAATGAAGTGCCTGCCGTTGGAGCGGCATAAATTTCGAAACCTGGTGCAGGCCGGCGAGGAACCCATCGAAAGTTTTGTCCTACGACTGCGGGAGCAGGGCAACCTCTGCGAGTATGGTGACCACTTGGACGACGAAATTAAGGAGCAGATTTTTGAGAAAGGAGCGTCGGATGATCTACGTGCGAGGATTCTAAACAAACCTCAGATGACTCTGGCCGAAACCGTTGAAGCTGGCCGTTCATTGGAGACAATCGAGAAGCACAAGAACAATTTGACGCTGAACCCAACTCCGGCGGAGAACGACGTTGAGGTGCACAAAATCCGGTCAAGGACTCGATCGAACCGGGAATGCTACCGTTGCGGCAAGCGGGGTCATTTCGCCAACGATGATAGCTGCCCGGCGATAGACCAGGAGTGCAAGCGCTGCGGTATGGTTGGACACTTCAAGAGTTGCTGCAAAACGAAGAAGCACAAGAAAAAGGTGGGAAAGCGGCTGCGGCAGGTGAAGACTGGTCGACGTGACACGGACTCTGAGGATTCCGACGATTCGGAACAGCTGAGTGATGATTCGGCAGAGGAGAACGTGCAATACCTGTTTGCAACTGACCCAGGTCGAGGAGGTAATGTTATTTGTACTGTGGGTGGCGTTCCAGTTAAATGGGTGGTGGATTCGGGTGCCGGAGTTGACGTTATCGATCGGCGAACCTGGGAGCACATGAAGAAGGAAAAAGTGCGCATAAAGTCTCAGCAGCCTGTTGTGAAGAAAAACCTGATGTCCTATTCTGGCCATCCAGTTGAAGTTGCTGGAATGTTTTCGGCGGAAGTAGCCACGGAGAGAAAGAGCATTGTTGCCGAGATCTACGTTGCAGAAAACGGAACCTGCTGCTTGCTGGGTCGGAAGACAGCTGAGATGCTAGGAATCCTCAGTATCAATACGGAAGTGTGCGCTGCTAGGGAGAGCAACGGAAGGCGATTCATTGAAGCAGCGTCCCTCACAGTCGACCGGCAATCGAGCCGGTATCGAGCCCGGAAGTAGATGGAACCAAGATGGAGTATGGAGAAGTTTAGGTCAAGACGATATTGAGTTGAAGTAGGACACTACAAGAGCAAACCGGAAGAAGGAGAGATTGTTGTATTCTGGTAAAACAGAATTTAGCGTGCAAAGGAATAACAACGCGAGGGGAAAAGTGAACTGTCATAAAAGAGAAAgttggaaaataaataaacaacgcGGTTCAAGAACGGGGAattaaatttggttttattcAACTATTTGCACCCGGAATAAAAcacaacaaaatctaaaataaccTCCCACCCAaccctttctatttttttcatattcctGAATAAAATATGCACGACAATTAAGAACAGACTCGCTCTTGTTTTCCCTGCAGCTAATTTTCGGTTAACCAAAACTCCAGCTTAAGTTTCAGCTAGCATATGTATAATCCATTTCCTGACTTAgccaacgaaaacaaaaaaaaaacaaaccaaaattctAAAAGCAAGACGCTTTTGTCGCCACTAAACAAGACACTCGAATTAAagtgcaattgaaaacttttcgcCGGTTGTGTCTCACTGTGGCACACTTTTGTGAAAGGTTTATAAACAAGGCGGGGGAAGGGCGTGTTAAAATTAGCCAACCCCTTGTGTTTGTTTCTAGGTTGTCATCCCACGAGAGTTcttcttgaaattttcaaattaatacaTGCTTTAGCGTGTCTCGGAAAGTTCCGTTTAGAGTGTATACACAGTCGAGCATATCCGTTATGATGACAACTGTCAAAATATAGTGACAGTTTTGATGTATGTCAATTGAAACACTCTAAATTCAGTTTACTAACAATACGTTTTCTAAGCAAAAACAGCATCGAAAAGGAACCACCCCAATCCGCATCCAAAATGCCGTTTATTGTCGTGGAAAAGCTCCCACCACTAAGGAAGCCCGGAAACTCCAAAACACGCAAAACTTTTCGTCCGAAAGTGGATCTGCGACGCCTTCACCAAAATTGCCGTCAAAAGAGGGGGCGGGAGGAAAAGTGTTCCGTTTAGTTGACAATTTTTCTCCGACAAGAAACCGGCACCGGGATGCATATATGCGGATTTTGGGGTTTTCACTCGGTTTCCACCTCGTTCCGTCCAAAGTGTCTTATTGTGGAAGTTTTCGTTCTGAAGTGGGGAATTTCCAGTTAAAGGATGAATTTCAAGTGAACAAAATTTTGCTGTCTGCCACTAATTCCGAGTTAAAATCACAATTCCAAATAACTGTGTTAATGACAGGAGCTGTCAAAAATACACGCTTAAGCCAAGCTTAAACATCCTTTCAATCTCAATTTGCGTTCAATAGTCGCCATAAGAAAAGTCAATTTCGCAATCGGAAAATGCATCGCAAAC
This is a stretch of genomic DNA from Culex pipiens pallens isolate TS chromosome 1, TS_CPP_V2, whole genome shotgun sequence. It encodes these proteins:
- the LOC120425732 gene encoding uncharacterized protein LOC120425732, which codes for MDGGKSSGLAPFVPGDTSTVSSRWKKWKRSFQIFLDVNNVAIASRKKSYLLHYVGPQVQDVYFSLQGDDEPEVPVGSDVFQEAMKLLDEYFLPMKCLPLERHKFRNLVQAGEEPIESFVLRLREQGNLCEYGDHLDDEIKEQIFEKGASDDLRARILNKPQMTLAETVEAGRSLETIEKHKNNLTLNPTPAENDVEVHKIRSRTRSNRECYRCGKRGHFANDDSCPAIDQECKRCGMVGHFKSCCKTKKHKKKVGKRLRQVKTGRRDTDSEDSDDSEQLSDDSAEENVQYLFATDPGRGGNVICTVGGVPVKWVVDSGAGVDVIDRRTWEHMKKEKVRIKSQQPVVKKNLMSYSGHPVEVAGMFSAEVATERKSIVAEIYVAENGTCCLLGRKTAEMLGILSINTEVCAARESNGRRFIEAASLTVDRQSSRYRARK